Proteins encoded together in one Fimbriiglobus ruber window:
- a CDS encoding M81 family metallopeptidase, giving the protein MRVGIISLMHESNTFATGRTPLSAFECDRLMTGPAIRDALAGTHHEIGGFFDQLGEDRIEAVPLFAAWTMPSGTIEATASDALVEQLIGAVRSAGPLDAYLLAPHGAAVAENALDFDGLWMSRVKELVGLSIPVIGTLDLHCNLSPRMADAASALVSYRRNPHTDQRDRGREAAALLARTLRGDVIPTAAATFPPLVVNIEAQATAESPCRELYAVADDIRRRPGVLSVSLNLGFPYADVPEMGASAIVVTDNDPALARQYADELGGWWWDHREDFRGRLISPAVAVTRAATAPAPVCLLDMGDNVGGGSPADATILPRELLTQRVGPSFACLNDPEAVAVCNRAGVGATLTLAVGGKTDDRHGEPIVAPFTVHGLFDGHFEEIEARHGGLRHYDQGPTAVVSTDTGLTLMLTSRRTAPFSLRQLTAFGLDPQLYRVLVAKGVHAPVAAYAPVCRTLIRVNTPGVTSADLSQFSFRHRRTPLFPFE; this is encoded by the coding sequence TTGCGCGTCGGCATCATCTCGCTCATGCACGAATCGAACACGTTCGCGACTGGGCGCACTCCCTTGTCGGCGTTCGAGTGTGATCGGTTGATGACCGGGCCGGCGATCCGTGACGCACTCGCCGGCACGCATCACGAAATTGGCGGCTTCTTCGACCAACTTGGTGAGGACCGAATTGAAGCGGTTCCGCTGTTCGCCGCCTGGACCATGCCGTCCGGAACCATTGAGGCGACCGCATCTGACGCTCTGGTGGAGCAATTGATCGGCGCGGTCCGCAGCGCCGGGCCGCTCGACGCCTACCTGCTCGCCCCGCACGGCGCGGCGGTCGCGGAAAACGCGCTCGACTTTGACGGGTTGTGGATGAGTCGAGTGAAGGAGTTAGTGGGGCTGAGCATTCCGGTAATCGGAACGCTCGACTTGCACTGCAACCTCTCCCCACGAATGGCAGACGCCGCATCCGCGCTCGTCTCGTACCGGCGCAACCCGCACACCGATCAGCGGGATCGGGGTCGGGAAGCGGCTGCCCTCCTCGCCCGAACACTCCGCGGCGACGTGATTCCGACCGCGGCCGCGACGTTCCCGCCCCTGGTCGTGAACATCGAAGCCCAGGCGACCGCCGAATCGCCGTGCCGCGAGTTGTACGCCGTGGCGGACGACATCCGCCGACGACCGGGCGTGCTTTCCGTCAGTCTCAATCTCGGCTTCCCCTACGCCGACGTGCCCGAAATGGGGGCCAGTGCGATCGTGGTAACGGACAACGATCCGGCACTGGCCCGGCAATACGCGGACGAACTCGGGGGCTGGTGGTGGGATCATCGCGAAGACTTTCGCGGCCGACTGATATCCCCGGCGGTCGCTGTCACCCGCGCGGCGACCGCGCCAGCCCCGGTCTGCCTACTCGACATGGGAGATAATGTCGGCGGCGGCTCGCCGGCGGACGCTACCATTCTCCCGCGCGAACTCCTGACCCAACGAGTCGGCCCGAGTTTCGCCTGCCTCAACGACCCCGAAGCGGTCGCCGTCTGCAACCGGGCTGGAGTTGGCGCAACGCTGACGCTGGCGGTCGGCGGCAAGACCGACGACCGGCACGGCGAGCCGATCGTCGCACCGTTCACGGTCCACGGGTTGTTCGATGGCCACTTTGAAGAGATCGAAGCCCGACACGGCGGTTTACGCCACTACGATCAGGGACCGACCGCTGTCGTCAGCACCGACACCGGCCTGACGCTGATGTTAACGAGCCGCCGCACCGCCCCCTTCAGTTTGCGGCAGCTCACGGCATTCGGTCTCGACCCCCAACTCTACCGCGTCCTGGTCGCTAAGGGCGTTCATGCTCCAGTTGCCGCTTACGCCCCGGTCTGCCGGACTTTGATTCGCGTCAACACGCCGGGAGTGACGTCCGCAGACCTGTCTCAGTTCTCGTTCCGGCACCGCCGCACGCCCCTGTTCCCGTTCGAGTAG
- a CDS encoding IclR family transcriptional regulator yields the protein MESSILLKLFGLLEATAGHKDGRPLAELAAEVGLAKPTAHRILKTLVALGYMERVGNGVYRQTQRIRRLVSDADDRRLVRAADKPLRDLWERSGETVNLGTLRQGKIVYLTVLESRQPLRRTVSPTMTDPFACTALGRAIAAYLPDERLAYLLKTTPLEKRTPHTVVDQTALKKLIAATKVTGVATEEDETDLGVMCVGAPVFDRSGVAAAVSLSAPTARATAASRERWAEWVKATAEQITARLTQPAED from the coding sequence GTGGAATCAAGCATCTTGCTCAAGCTGTTCGGTCTGCTCGAAGCGACGGCCGGCCACAAGGATGGGCGGCCGCTGGCCGAACTGGCCGCCGAGGTCGGGTTGGCCAAGCCGACGGCGCACCGCATTTTGAAGACGCTCGTCGCCCTCGGATACATGGAGCGTGTCGGGAACGGGGTTTATCGGCAGACGCAGCGCATCCGCCGGCTGGTCTCGGACGCGGACGACCGCCGGCTCGTCCGCGCGGCCGACAAACCGCTCCGTGATCTGTGGGAGCGGTCGGGCGAGACGGTGAACCTCGGCACGCTGCGACAGGGCAAGATCGTCTACCTCACGGTCCTCGAAAGTCGCCAACCCTTGCGCCGGACGGTCAGCCCGACGATGACCGACCCGTTCGCCTGTACCGCGCTGGGGCGGGCGATCGCCGCCTACCTGCCGGACGAACGGCTCGCGTACCTGCTGAAAACCACGCCACTTGAAAAACGGACGCCGCACACGGTTGTTGACCAAACCGCACTCAAAAAACTGATCGCCGCCACAAAGGTCACGGGTGTCGCGACGGAAGAAGATGAAACGGACCTCGGCGTGATGTGCGTCGGGGCGCCGGTCTTCGACCGCTCCGGCGTCGCCGCTGCCGTCAGCCTGTCGGCGCCGACTGCCCGGGCCACCGCCGCGAGCCGCGAACGGTGGGCCGAGTGGGTGAAAGCCACCGCAGAGCAAATAACCGCCCGCTTGACTCAACCCGCCGAGGATTAG